From a single Rhipicephalus microplus isolate Deutch F79 unplaced genomic scaffold, USDA_Rmic scaffold_499, whole genome shotgun sequence genomic region:
- the LOC142794777 gene encoding histone H2A-like, producing the protein MSGRGKGGKAKGKSKTRSSRAGLQFPVGRIHRLLRKGNYAERVGAGAPVYLAAVLEYLAAEVLELAGNAARDNKKTRIIPRHLQLAIRNDEELNKLLSGVTIAQGGVLPNIQAVLLPKKTEKKA; encoded by the coding sequence atgtccggacgtggcaagggcggcaaggcgaaaggcaagagcaagacccgttctagccgcgcggggcttcagttccccgtgggccgtattcaccgcctcctacgcaagggaaactacgccgagcgcgtcggagctggcgctccggtctacctggctgccgtactcgagtacctggccgccgaggtgctcgagctggcgggcaacgccgctcgtgacaacaagaagacccggatcatcccccgtcacttgcagctcgccatccgcaacgacgaggagctgaacaaactgctttccggcgtcaccatcgcgcagggcggtgtgttgcccaacattcaagccgtgcttcttccaaagaagacggagaagaaggcgtaa